One Antarctobacter heliothermus DNA segment encodes these proteins:
- the purS gene encoding phosphoribosylformylglycinamidine synthase subunit PurS has product MKVRVHVMLKDGVLDPQGEAVRHALGALGFDGVGSVRQGKVIEMDLADGTSEDKIGEMCEKLLANTVIESYRIETL; this is encoded by the coding sequence ATGAAAGTGCGCGTGCATGTGATGCTCAAGGACGGGGTTCTCGACCCCCAAGGCGAGGCCGTGCGCCATGCACTTGGGGCGCTGGGGTTCGACGGCGTCGGGTCCGTCCGTCAGGGCAAGGTCATCGAGATGGATCTGGCCGACGGAACATCCGAGGACAAGATTGGTGAGATGTGCGAAAAGCTGCTCGCCAATACAGTGATCGAGAGCTACCGCATCGAAACGCTCTGA
- a CDS encoding sensor histidine kinase — MATSGSRSGLRRAGPFSGRARIALVLLLLTAVGTVWITNWLLTERFTETTRNRAELRLALYSGNLLSEIRRNAIVPQLLARDPALISALNSQDFSQSSQRLISFADEIGAASLMLLDRDGRAVAATDRNRLGESHREAAYFFDALRSNTTVFTALAQEAGNYSFTYARRMDSGGETVGVIMVEVDLAKFEGDWARITDAVIVTNSEGKIILSTEPRWRGLELKEALQRQPAEGAIERAIRATADWTAQQADAYLRGEAVMRIDGKILFQNWTLTTFTTYTSVRERVNAVLALEIMGFALLAALVFYALSRQSALRMALFQRDATELRALNARLSREIAERERVQKNLAVAEQSLAQSSKLAALGEMSAAVSHELNQPLAAMKTYLAGARLLLRRNRPDEALSAFHRIDDLIERMGAITRQLKSFARKGQEQLSPVDMSEALASSLAMMEPQLKSRRVKITKILPDGPVRVMGDRMRIEQVLVNLLRNALDATKSVDDPQVEIILAAGETATLTVRDNGTGIEELDALFEPFYTTKLPGDGVGLGLAISSGIVSELGGRLTARNGEDGGAVFEMQLPVLNESTEAAE; from the coding sequence ATGGCAACAAGTGGCTCAAGATCTGGTCTGCGTCGCGCCGGACCGTTTTCGGGCCGTGCGCGCATTGCGCTTGTCCTGCTGCTGCTGACCGCGGTGGGCACGGTCTGGATCACAAACTGGCTGCTGACCGAACGCTTTACAGAGACAACGCGCAACCGCGCGGAGCTGCGTCTTGCGCTGTATTCCGGCAACCTGCTGTCCGAAATCCGCCGCAACGCCATTGTGCCGCAACTGCTGGCGCGTGATCCCGCGCTGATCTCTGCACTCAACTCACAGGATTTTTCGCAAAGCTCGCAGCGGCTGATCTCATTCGCGGATGAAATCGGGGCCGCCTCGCTGATGTTGCTGGACCGTGACGGCCGCGCTGTTGCCGCCACCGATCGCAACCGCCTGGGCGAATCCCACCGCGAGGCGGCCTATTTCTTTGACGCCCTGCGCTCTAACACCACGGTCTTTACCGCGCTGGCGCAAGAGGCCGGGAACTACAGCTTTACTTATGCCCGTCGCATGGACAGCGGTGGCGAAACCGTCGGCGTGATCATGGTCGAGGTCGACCTTGCCAAGTTCGAAGGCGATTGGGCCCGCATCACCGACGCCGTCATCGTCACCAATTCCGAAGGCAAGATCATCCTGTCAACCGAACCGCGCTGGCGCGGTCTGGAACTGAAAGAGGCGCTGCAACGCCAACCCGCTGAGGGCGCCATCGAACGCGCCATCCGCGCCACCGCCGATTGGACCGCCCAACAGGCCGACGCCTATCTGCGCGGCGAGGCGGTGATGCGCATCGACGGCAAGATCCTGTTCCAGAACTGGACCCTGACCACCTTCACCACCTACACCTCGGTGCGCGAACGGGTGAACGCGGTGCTGGCGCTGGAGATCATGGGCTTTGCCCTGTTGGCGGCGCTGGTGTTCTACGCCCTGTCGCGCCAATCGGCGCTGCGCATGGCGTTGTTTCAGCGTGACGCCACCGAACTGCGCGCCCTGAACGCCCGCCTCAGCCGCGAAATCGCCGAACGAGAGCGGGTTCAGAAAAACCTCGCCGTGGCCGAACAATCGCTGGCGCAGTCGTCAAAACTGGCCGCGCTTGGGGAAATGTCCGCTGCTGTCAGCCACGAATTGAACCAACCGCTGGCGGCGATGAAAACCTATCTGGCGGGCGCGCGCCTGCTGTTGCGCCGCAACCGCCCGGATGAGGCGCTGTCCGCCTTTCACCGCATCGACGACCTGATCGAACGCATGGGCGCCATCACCCGCCAACTGAAGAGTTTTGCCCGCAAAGGGCAGGAACAGCTCAGCCCGGTCGACATGTCAGAGGCGCTGGCCTCATCCCTTGCGATGATGGAACCACAGCTGAAATCGCGCCGCGTCAAGATCACCAAGATCCTGCCCGACGGCCCTGTGCGCGTCATGGGCGACCGGATGCGGATCGAACAGGTTCTGGTCAACCTCTTGCGCAATGCGCTTGACGCCACCAAGTCGGTGGACGACCCGCAGGTCGAGATCATCCTCGCCGCCGGGGAAACCGCCACTCTGACCGTGCGCGACAATGGAACCGGGATCGAGGAACTGGATGCGCTCTTTGAACCCTTTTACACAACCAAACTGCCCGGTGATGGCGTGGGCCTTGGGCTTGCCATCTCATCGGGTATCGTATCGGAACTGGGCGGGCGATTGACCGCACGCAACGGCGAGGACGGCGGCGCCGTCTTTGAGATGCAACTGCCCGTCCTGAACGAATCCACAGAAGCAGCGGAGTAA
- a CDS encoding YdeI/OmpD-associated family protein, producing MPRAGDLAGVFDDPVWGAEKRALRAILADTPLVEALKWGQACYTFDGANVAIIGGYSDGCRLAFLKGTLIDDPEGALILTGPNSRASKYFSFQTAEEVAARADQIRDYVTRAIAVEKSGKKVHFAKDDLESPEELIDRLDSDQAFRAAWEALTPGRRRGYVLYFSGAKQAATRINRIDKHAPRILQGKGMHDR from the coding sequence ATGCCGCGCGCGGGCGATCTGGCAGGGGTCTTTGACGATCCGGTCTGGGGCGCGGAAAAACGCGCGCTCCGGGCTATTCTGGCAGACACACCGCTGGTCGAGGCGCTGAAATGGGGGCAGGCCTGTTACACGTTTGACGGTGCCAATGTGGCGATCATCGGCGGCTATTCCGATGGTTGTCGATTGGCGTTCTTAAAGGGGACATTGATCGACGACCCAGAGGGCGCGCTGATCCTGACCGGCCCCAATTCACGCGCCTCCAAATACTTCAGCTTTCAGACGGCGGAAGAGGTGGCGGCGCGCGCCGATCAGATTCGCGACTATGTCACCCGCGCCATCGCGGTCGAGAAATCCGGGAAAAAGGTCCATTTCGCCAAGGACGATCTCGAATCGCCAGAGGAATTGATCGACAGGCTGGACAGCGATCAGGCGTTCCGCGCGGCATGGGAGGCGCTGACCCCGGGCCGTCGGCGCGGCTATGTGCTGTACTTCTCCGGTGCGAAACAGGCCGCGACCCGCATCAATCGGATCGACAAACACGCCCCCCGAATCTTGCAGGGCAAGGGCATGCACGACCGATGA
- a CDS encoding DUF808 domain-containing protein, whose amino-acid sequence MSGLLALLDDVSAIAKVAAASVDDIGAAAMKAGSKTAGVLIDDAAVTPKYLQGFEPARELPIIWRIARGSIINKLVFLMPAALLMAAFAPWLVWPLLILGGCYLSFEGAEKIVHVLMKQDDHSGGPDGSHDVGDPLHLEEARVKGAIKTDFILSAEIMVISLSAIDAPSFAMQAATLAVVAVMITALVYGAVAIIVKMDDVGLWLSLNGRLSVTQGFGKLIVKFMPWLLRALSIIGTAAMLWVGGSIIVHSSHEMGWHWPEETVHHAAVALGQGNGLLEWAVTAGIDFVIGFVVGLILIPIGTKLVAPIWARLFGDDTAKAH is encoded by the coding sequence ATGAGTGGACTTCTGGCACTGCTGGACGATGTATCAGCCATCGCCAAGGTGGCGGCGGCCTCTGTTGATGACATCGGCGCGGCGGCGATGAAGGCAGGGTCCAAGACGGCGGGGGTGCTGATCGACGACGCAGCGGTGACGCCGAAATACCTTCAGGGATTCGAACCAGCGCGGGAATTGCCGATCATCTGGCGCATCGCGCGCGGGTCCATCATCAACAAATTGGTGTTCCTGATGCCTGCCGCGTTACTGATGGCGGCCTTTGCGCCTTGGCTGGTCTGGCCGCTGCTGATCCTGGGCGGCTGTTACCTCAGCTTTGAGGGGGCCGAAAAGATCGTGCATGTGCTGATGAAGCAGGACGACCATTCCGGCGGCCCTGACGGCAGCCACGATGTCGGCGATCCACTGCATCTGGAAGAGGCCAGGGTTAAAGGCGCAATCAAGACCGATTTCATCTTGTCGGCGGAAATCATGGTGATCTCACTCTCAGCCATCGACGCCCCGAGTTTTGCCATGCAAGCGGCCACGCTGGCCGTTGTGGCGGTCATGATCACGGCTCTCGTCTATGGTGCCGTGGCGATCATCGTCAAAATGGATGACGTCGGCCTGTGGCTAAGCCTGAACGGACGGCTCAGCGTGACGCAGGGATTTGGAAAGTTGATCGTGAAATTCATGCCTTGGCTGCTGCGGGCGCTGTCCATTATCGGGACGGCGGCCATGCTCTGGGTTGGCGGGTCTATCATCGTGCATTCCAGCCACGAGATGGGCTGGCACTGGCCAGAAGAGACTGTACATCATGCCGCCGTCGCGCTGGGGCAGGGCAACGGCCTGTTGGAATGGGCCGTGACTGCGGGGATCGACTTTGTCATCGGCTTTGTGGTCGGGCTGATCCTGATTCCCATCGGCACGAAACTGGTCGCGCCGATCTGGGCACGCCTCTTTGGCGATGACACAGCAAAGGCGCACTAA
- the gap gene encoding type I glyceraldehyde-3-phosphate dehydrogenase: MTVTIGINGFGRIGRCTLAHIAESARNDVQVVKINAPGPIDTHAHLLRYDSIHGRFPGDVTVKDQSIDLGRGPIDVMSSYELSELDWSGCDVVLECTGQFNDGTKADAHLGRGAKSVLISAPAKNVQRTVVYGVNHRDLVKGDVMVSNGSCTTNCLAPLAKVLDEGIGIESGIMTTIHSYTGDQPTLDRRHKDLYRARAAAMAMIPTSTGAAAALGEVLPNLKGKLDGSSVRVPTPNVSAVDLTFYASRDVTVEDVNEVVAEAAGGRMGAVLSYDPEPKVSIDFNHTTHSSVFAPDQTKVVGKRMVRVLAWYDNEWGFSARMADVAAAMGRLLH; this comes from the coding sequence ATGACCGTCACGATCGGGATCAACGGATTTGGCCGCATTGGCCGATGCACATTGGCACATATCGCGGAGTCGGCGCGCAACGATGTTCAGGTGGTTAAGATCAACGCTCCGGGGCCGATCGACACACATGCCCACCTGCTGCGCTACGATAGCATCCATGGCCGTTTTCCCGGCGATGTGACCGTCAAGGATCAGTCCATCGATTTGGGTCGCGGCCCGATTGACGTGATGTCCTCTTATGAACTCTCCGAACTGGACTGGAGCGGCTGTGACGTCGTTCTGGAATGTACTGGCCAGTTCAATGACGGGACCAAGGCCGACGCCCATCTGGGGCGCGGTGCGAAATCGGTGCTGATCTCTGCCCCGGCCAAGAACGTGCAGCGCACCGTAGTCTATGGCGTCAACCACCGCGATCTGGTCAAGGGCGATGTCATGGTGTCGAACGGATCGTGCACCACGAACTGTCTCGCGCCGCTGGCGAAGGTGCTGGATGAGGGCATTGGCATCGAGTCAGGCATCATGACCACGATCCATAGCTACACCGGCGACCAGCCGACTTTGGACCGGCGTCATAAGGATCTGTACCGCGCCCGGGCCGCGGCGATGGCGATGATCCCGACCTCGACCGGGGCCGCGGCGGCGTTGGGTGAGGTGCTGCCCAACCTGAAGGGCAAGCTGGATGGATCTTCCGTGCGGGTGCCGACGCCGAACGTGTCGGCTGTGGACCTGACCTTTTATGCCTCGCGGGATGTGACCGTTGAGGACGTGAATGAGGTGGTGGCCGAGGCGGCTGGCGGACGGATGGGGGCGGTGCTGTCCTACGATCCTGAGCCAAAGGTTTCGATCGATTTCAATCACACCACCCACTCTTCTGTCTTTGCTCCCGATCAAACCAAGGTGGTGGGCAAGCGGATGGTGCGCGTGCTGGCGTGGTACGACAATGAGTGGGGCTTTTCGGCGCGTATGGCCGATGTGGCCGCCGCGATGGGTCGCCTGCTGCATTGA
- a CDS encoding DoxX family protein: MFENLTSFFGRCLIAVLFLAGALQKAVDPGAAQALLTGWNWPETLVWLALIYNALAGAALILGVAVRPVALSLAAYCGLTAFFHLIPDDPWQMSIFVKNWAIAGGCLALAAQGGGAFRLRFADKPLGSG, encoded by the coding sequence ATGTTTGAAAACCTGACGAGCTTTTTCGGGAGGTGCCTGATTGCGGTACTTTTTTTGGCCGGTGCTTTGCAAAAGGCGGTTGATCCTGGCGCCGCGCAGGCTTTGCTGACAGGTTGGAATTGGCCCGAGACACTGGTTTGGCTGGCGCTGATCTACAACGCGTTGGCCGGAGCGGCACTGATATTGGGGGTGGCGGTACGCCCGGTCGCGCTATCGCTGGCGGCGTATTGCGGCCTGACTGCCTTTTTCCACCTGATCCCGGACGATCCCTGGCAAATGAGTATCTTTGTCAAGAATTGGGCCATCGCGGGCGGATGCCTGGCGTTGGCGGCGCAGGGGGGCGGGGCGTTCCGCTTGCGGTTTGCGGACAAGCCACTAGGGTCCGGATAA
- the purQ gene encoding phosphoribosylformylglycinamidine synthase subunit PurQ: MKAAVIVFPGSNCDRDLARAFEQAGLQVDMVWHKDTSLPDGIDIVGIPGGFSFGDYLRCGAIAANAPIVGAVKAHADRGGYVLGICNGFQVLTETGLLPGALLRNAGLKYICRTIGLRAEAGSVYTERYGTGTEIALPIAHHDGNYFADQSTLDLLEAEDRVAFRYTDNPNGSARDIAGVLSANRRVLGMMPHPERASETAHGNEDGARLFAHLTEALTTA; the protein is encoded by the coding sequence ATGAAAGCAGCCGTCATCGTGTTTCCCGGGTCCAATTGCGACCGCGATCTGGCCCGCGCCTTTGAACAGGCCGGTTTGCAGGTCGATATGGTCTGGCACAAGGACACGTCTCTGCCGGACGGAATCGACATCGTCGGCATCCCCGGCGGGTTTTCCTTTGGCGACTATCTGCGCTGTGGGGCGATTGCGGCCAATGCGCCCATCGTCGGGGCGGTCAAGGCGCATGCGGATCGCGGCGGCTATGTGCTGGGCATCTGTAACGGTTTTCAGGTGCTGACCGAAACCGGCCTGCTGCCCGGCGCGCTGCTGCGCAACGCCGGTCTGAAATACATCTGCCGCACCATCGGCCTGCGCGCCGAGGCGGGCTCGGTCTATACCGAGCGCTACGGCACTGGCACCGAAATCGCCCTGCCAATCGCGCACCATGACGGCAACTACTTCGCCGATCAGTCCACGCTGGACCTGCTCGAGGCCGAAGACCGCGTCGCCTTTCGCTATACCGACAATCCCAACGGGTCGGCTCGGGACATCGCGGGGGTGCTGTCGGCCAACCGCCGGGTGCTGGGCATGATGCCGCACCCCGAACGCGCGAGCGAAACCGCGCATGGCAATGAGGATGGTGCGCGCCTTTTCGCCCATCTGACCGAGGCCCTGACCACCGCCTGA
- a CDS encoding sigma-54-dependent transcriptional regulator: MANAMKIAIVDDEQDMRQSISQWLALSGYDTETFSSAEEALGALNADYPGIVISDIKMPGMDGIQFLKKLMGADSALPVIMITGHGDVPMAVEAMRIGAFDFLEKPFNPDRMSDLAKKATNARRLTLDTRALRRELGDGGQIMSKLIGASGAMERLREDILDLGQADGHVLIEGETGTGKTLVAHALHAVGARAGKKFTLVSCGAMPEDALMTRLFGPMQPEDTRLPAIEEARGGTLVLEDIEVLSDAAQARLLSAINDQGTPPETRIVAISNLQEEGRTCEQALRPDLYYRLAALKIVVPPLRARGEDILTLFTRLSESYADEYGCEAPKVSAQEAAQLLQAPWPGNVRQLINLAERAVLQSRRGQGTIASLLMSDHDDMQPVMTTEGKPLKEYVEAFERMLIDNTMRRHKGSISAVMDELCLPRRTLNEKMAKYGLARADYL; encoded by the coding sequence ATGGCCAATGCAATGAAGATCGCCATCGTCGATGACGAACAGGACATGCGCCAGTCCATCAGCCAGTGGCTGGCCCTCTCGGGCTATGACACCGAAACCTTTTCCAGCGCCGAAGAGGCGCTTGGCGCGCTCAACGCCGACTATCCCGGGATTGTCATTTCGGACATCAAGATGCCCGGCATGGACGGCATCCAGTTCCTGAAAAAGCTGATGGGTGCAGACAGCGCGCTGCCGGTCATCATGATCACCGGCCACGGCGACGTGCCCATGGCGGTTGAGGCGATGCGCATCGGCGCGTTCGATTTCCTTGAAAAGCCGTTCAACCCGGACCGCATGTCCGACCTTGCCAAAAAGGCCACCAATGCGCGCCGTTTGACGCTGGACACCCGCGCGCTGCGGCGTGAACTGGGCGATGGTGGACAGATCATGTCCAAACTGATCGGGGCCAGCGGCGCGATGGAGCGCCTGCGCGAGGATATCCTTGATCTGGGGCAGGCAGATGGCCACGTCCTGATCGAGGGTGAAACCGGCACCGGCAAGACACTGGTCGCCCACGCCCTGCACGCGGTCGGCGCGCGGGCGGGCAAGAAGTTCACACTGGTTTCCTGTGGCGCGATGCCCGAAGACGCGTTGATGACCCGTCTTTTCGGCCCGATGCAGCCAGAAGACACGCGCCTGCCTGCCATCGAAGAGGCCCGTGGCGGCACGCTGGTTCTGGAAGACATCGAGGTTCTGTCAGACGCCGCTCAGGCCCGCCTGCTGTCGGCGATCAACGATCAGGGCACCCCGCCCGAAACCCGCATCGTCGCCATTTCCAACCTTCAGGAAGAGGGTCGCACCTGCGAACAGGCGCTGCGCCCGGACCTGTATTACCGTCTTGCCGCGCTCAAGATCGTGGTGCCGCCACTGCGCGCACGCGGAGAGGACATCCTGACCCTGTTCACCCGTCTTAGCGAAAGCTACGCGGATGAATACGGCTGTGAGGCCCCCAAGGTGTCGGCCCAAGAGGCGGCGCAACTGTTGCAGGCCCCGTGGCCCGGCAATGTGCGCCAGCTGATCAACCTCGCAGAACGCGCTGTGCTGCAATCGCGCCGCGGGCAAGGCACCATCGCCTCACTGCTGATGAGCGATCATGACGACATGCAGCCGGTGATGACGACCGAGGGCAAGCCGCTCAAGGAATACGTCGAGGCGTTTGAGCGTATGCTGATCGACAACACCATGCGTCGGCACAAGGGCTCGATCTCTGCTGTCATGGATGAGCTGTGCCTGCCGCGCCGGACCCTGAATGAAAAGATGGCCAAATACGGGCTGGCGCGCGCTGATTATCTCTGA
- a CDS encoding right-handed parallel beta-helix repeat-containing protein: MRSLFSALALCAGAVVGGQAAAQTAPAEFDPTDFGKIIIQPRQSAGGDGLVFEQAFGDYQNEPIIKYGETSPIIKLGRPIGRLDMLFTNGKTAFCTAFIVDDQHILTNHHCIPGMDGDPTGRDSGVQAAQFVAGFIKPGSSEGVDRYTVSPQIIETNRELDYTVLRVFGNPSTKYGMLELAEEDPEDSEFLWIIGHPQGQAMHISREGCAAANPAISAEGKLMHSCDTLGGNSGSPVIRLSDKRVVGLHHAGDSRSGFNMAIPMTRILPQSRVLKASTGPVVNGGTTPKPDPKPQPQVNACSAMWAEAKILGCAGYEAYAADCGDHTFASMAQRIIERECSVPVKPDTTVVVKPKEHGGPVLTVKSSGGDYSELADAVAAADPGTRIEVYPGTYTRGLDVSKRLEIVGVGNKRDIVLKVAEDNAVRWTAESGRIANMSIHQDGGKFFNVHIAAGSVIIEDSDLTSKGLAVLAIRDNTGATIRRNTIRDGAQGGIFMFEAGKALIEGNTIFGNSLAALEVKEGSDPVVTGNTLRDGGGSGIFINEGGKGRYEGNIVFNNALSGIEVKAADNPLISGNTIRDGQQGGIMTSDAAMSRITKNEIYGNAYASIEIKTGADPQVYDNILRDGQQSGIYIHEGGKGVIENNQIIRNAFYGISVKGDSNPVVRSNTIAGNIYEAIRVREGGGGTYERNDLSGNTAGTFRIEADAGNVIRVGNIEVPGQVTTTPKPDLSVNVLTVKATGGGDYRELADAVAAADPDTRIEVYPGTYTRGLDVSKPLEIVGVGPVSDIVLKVAEDNAVRWTADSGRIARMTILQDGGKYFNVHIAAGSVIIEDSILSSKGLAVLAIRDNNDATIRRNTIHDGAQGGIFMFEGGRATIEGNEIYGNSLAALEVKEGADPYVTSNTIRDGGGSGIFINEGGKGHFEGNTIYNNALSGIEVKAADNPLITGNTIRDGLQGGIMTSDGAISRITANEIFGNTYAGIEIKTNANPSVYDNIVRDGQQSGMYVHDGGKGVIENNEIFRNAFYGLSVKGASTPIVRSNTISKNVYEAIRVREGGGGTYENNDLTGNTAGTFRIEADAGNVIRRGNKE; this comes from the coding sequence ATGCGTTCACTCTTCTCAGCACTTGCACTTTGCGCAGGGGCAGTCGTCGGCGGCCAAGCCGCTGCACAAACTGCTCCGGCCGAGTTCGATCCAACGGATTTCGGAAAAATCATCATTCAGCCGCGCCAGTCCGCTGGCGGCGATGGTCTGGTCTTTGAACAGGCCTTTGGAGATTACCAAAACGAGCCGATCATCAAATACGGCGAAACCAGCCCGATCATCAAACTGGGCCGGCCCATCGGGCGTCTGGACATGCTGTTCACCAACGGCAAGACCGCGTTCTGCACGGCCTTCATCGTCGATGATCAACACATCCTGACCAATCACCACTGCATCCCCGGCATGGACGGTGATCCCACCGGCCGTGACAGCGGCGTGCAGGCGGCCCAATTTGTGGCCGGTTTCATCAAGCCCGGCAGCTCGGAAGGGGTTGATCGCTATACCGTCAGCCCGCAGATCATCGAAACCAATCGCGAGTTGGACTACACCGTCCTGCGCGTTTTCGGTAATCCGTCGACCAAATACGGCATGCTGGAACTGGCCGAGGAAGATCCCGAAGACAGCGAATTCCTCTGGATCATCGGCCACCCGCAGGGTCAGGCCATGCACATCAGCCGCGAAGGCTGTGCCGCCGCCAACCCCGCCATCTCGGCCGAAGGCAAGTTGATGCACAGCTGTGACACGCTGGGCGGCAACTCCGGCTCGCCGGTCATTCGCCTGTCCGACAAGCGCGTCGTCGGCCTGCACCACGCGGGCGACAGCCGCTCCGGCTTTAACATGGCGATCCCGATGACCCGCATCCTGCCGCAAAGCCGGGTGCTCAAGGCCTCGACCGGTCCGGTGGTCAACGGCGGCACCACGCCCAAGCCTGACCCGAAACCGCAACCGCAGGTCAACGCCTGTTCGGCCATGTGGGCCGAGGCCAAGATTCTGGGCTGCGCCGGGTATGAGGCCTATGCCGCCGATTGCGGCGATCACACCTTTGCCTCGATGGCGCAACGCATCATCGAACGCGAATGCAGTGTCCCGGTCAAGCCGGACACCACCGTCGTCGTCAAACCCAAGGAACACGGCGGGCCGGTCCTGACGGTCAAATCCTCGGGCGGCGACTATTCCGAACTGGCGGACGCCGTCGCGGCAGCCGATCCGGGCACCCGGATCGAGGTTTACCCCGGCACCTACACCCGTGGCCTCGACGTGTCGAAGCGACTGGAAATCGTCGGCGTCGGCAACAAGCGTGACATCGTGCTGAAGGTGGCAGAGGACAACGCCGTGCGCTGGACCGCCGAAAGCGGGCGCATCGCCAACATGTCGATCCATCAGGACGGCGGCAAATTCTTCAACGTCCACATCGCCGCTGGATCCGTGATCATCGAAGACAGCGACCTGACCTCCAAAGGACTGGCTGTGCTGGCCATCCGCGACAACACCGGCGCCACCATCCGCCGCAACACGATCCGTGACGGCGCGCAGGGCGGTATCTTCATGTTCGAGGCCGGCAAGGCGCTGATCGAAGGCAACACCATCTTCGGCAACTCCCTTGCCGCGCTGGAAGTCAAAGAAGGGTCAGACCCTGTCGTGACCGGCAACACCCTGCGTGATGGCGGTGGCTCGGGGATCTTCATCAACGAAGGCGGCAAGGGCCGGTATGAGGGCAATATCGTCTTCAACAACGCCCTGTCCGGCATCGAGGTGAAGGCCGCTGACAACCCGCTGATCTCTGGCAACACCATCCGTGACGGCCAGCAGGGCGGTATCATGACCTCTGACGCGGCGATGTCGCGCATCACCAAGAACGAGATCTACGGCAACGCCTATGCCTCGATCGAGATCAAGACCGGTGCCGATCCGCAGGTCTACGACAACATCCTGCGCGACGGACAGCAGTCGGGCATCTACATCCACGAAGGCGGCAAAGGTGTGATCGAGAACAACCAGATCATCCGCAACGCCTTTTACGGGATTTCGGTCAAGGGGGACTCCAACCCTGTCGTGCGCTCGAACACCATCGCCGGCAACATCTATGAGGCGATCCGCGTCCGCGAAGGCGGCGGCGGCACCTATGAGCGCAACGACCTGTCGGGCAACACCGCGGGCACCTTCCGCATCGAGGCCGACGCCGGCAACGTGATCCGCGTCGGCAACATCGAAGTGCCGGGGCAGGTCACAACCACGCCCAAACCGGATCTGAGCGTCAACGTCCTGACGGTCAAGGCAACTGGTGGCGGTGACTACCGTGAACTGGCCGACGCCGTGGCCGCCGCTGATCCCGACACCCGGATCGAGGTCTATCCCGGCACCTACACCCGTGGCCTCGACGTGTCGAAGCCGCTGGAAATCGTCGGGGTCGGTCCGGTGTCTGACATCGTTCTCAAAGTGGCCGAAGACAACGCGGTGCGCTGGACAGCGGACTCGGGTCGGATTGCCCGGATGACCATCCTTCAGGACGGTGGCAAGTACTTCAACGTCCACATCGCCGCTGGATCGGTGATCATCGAGGACAGCATCCTCAGCTCCAAGGGGCTGGCTGTGTTGGCCATCCGCGACAACAACGATGCCACCATCCGCCGCAACACCATCCACGACGGCGCGCAGGGCGGTATCTTCATGTTCGAGGGCGGCCGGGCCACCATCGAAGGCAACGAGATCTACGGCAACAGCCTCGCAGCTCTTGAAGTCAAAGAAGGTGCAGACCCCTATGTCACCAGCAACACGATCCGTGATGGCGGCGGCTCTGGTATCTTCATCAACGAGGGTGGCAAAGGCCATTTCGAAGGCAATACCATCTACAACAACGCTCTGTCGGGTATCGAGGTGAAGGCGGCCGACAATCCGCTGATCACCGGCAACACGATCCGCGATGGCCTGCAGGGCGGGATCATGACATCCGATGGTGCCATCTCGCGCATCACCGCCAACGAGATCTTTGGCAACACCTACGCCGGGATCGAGATCAAGACCAACGCCAACCCGTCGGTCTATGACAACATCGTGCGCGACGGACAGCAGTCCGGCATGTACGTTCACGACGGCGGCAAGGGCGTGATCGAAAACAACGAGATCTTCCGCAACGCCTTCTACGGGCTTTCGGTCAAGGGCGCGTCCACGCCAATTGTTCGCTCCAACACGATCTCGAAGAACGTGTACGAGGCGATCCGCGTCCGCGAAGGCGGCGGCGGCACCTATGAGAACAACGATCTCACGGGCAACACCGCTGGCACCTTCCGGATTGAGGCCGACGCCGGCAACGTGATCCGCCGCGGCAACAAGGAATAA